From the genome of Streptobacillus canis, one region includes:
- a CDS encoding MFS transporter, which produces MSKRLTKATYIFYGLGVAYFMLDQVFNQWIQYFYLPSEKAIADYGISVIMPPIYLAIAFVIMRLVDAIADPIVGYMSDNSNSRFGRRTFYMLIGIIPLALSMIAFFFPVTSGAIIATLYLAFIGSIYFVAYTLVGGPYNALIPDLATNKEERLNLSTMQSVFRLIFTAIPLILSPIILSNMIKSGMSFISAMRIMVSGFSILSAIIVIVSVLLLKEPELAKNKTNDAKKINFKEAFAYLKNKEIMLYFIGFFFFFSGFNIIRNSVLYYVTVILGQSEKAASTPTTILFAVSALFFPITQALCKKFDYRKIMLFDLILIIFGTAGLMLFGVSSNLMFYTMFSIVGAGVSGSAFIFPPAMLSEISTRLYERDNVSVEGMMFGIQGLFLKLALLVQIVTTTLVLPLGGTTGGATRFGVMSTLAIAIVFLLISFISYLLKKSEI; this is translated from the coding sequence ATGTCAAAAAGATTAACAAAAGCAACATATATTTTTTATGGACTTGGTGTTGCATATTTCATGCTGGATCAAGTTTTTAATCAGTGGATACAATACTTCTATTTACCATCAGAAAAAGCAATAGCTGACTATGGTATTAGTGTAATTATGCCACCTATTTATTTAGCAATCGCATTCGTAATTATGAGACTAGTTGATGCTATAGCAGACCCTATAGTTGGATATATGTCTGATAATTCAAATTCGAGATTTGGAAGAAGAACATTCTATATGTTAATAGGAATTATTCCTTTAGCATTATCAATGATAGCATTTTTCTTCCCAGTTACTAGTGGAGCTATAATTGCAACACTTTATTTAGCATTTATAGGAAGTATATACTTTGTTGCATATACTTTAGTTGGAGGACCATATAATGCCTTAATACCAGATTTAGCTACTAATAAGGAAGAAAGATTAAATCTTTCAACTATGCAATCTGTATTTAGATTAATCTTCACAGCTATACCTTTAATACTAAGTCCTATCATATTATCAAATATGATTAAGTCAGGTATGAGTTTCATAAGTGCTATGAGAATAATGGTAAGTGGTTTCTCAATTTTAAGTGCGATTATAGTTATAGTTTCAGTATTATTATTAAAAGAACCTGAATTAGCTAAAAACAAAACAAATGATGCTAAGAAAATTAATTTTAAAGAAGCATTTGCATATTTAAAGAATAAAGAAATTATGCTATATTTCATAGGATTTTTCTTCTTCTTTTCAGGGTTTAATATTATTAGAAACTCTGTGTTATACTACGTTACTGTAATATTAGGTCAAAGTGAAAAAGCAGCTAGTACACCAACAACTATACTATTTGCTGTTTCAGCATTATTCTTCCCTATAACTCAAGCTTTATGTAAAAAGTTTGATTATAGAAAAATAATGTTATTTGATTTAATATTAATAATATTTGGTACAGCTGGACTTATGTTATTTGGTGTGAGTAGTAATTTAATGTTCTATACTATGTTTTCAATAGTAGGAGCAGGTGTAAGTGGGTCAGCATTTATATTCCCACCAGCAATGCTTTCTGAAATATCTACAAGACTTTATGAAAGAGATAATGTAAGTGTTGAAGGAATGATGTTTGGAATACAAGGATTATTCTTAAAACTTGCACTATTAGTTCAAATAGTTACTACAACTTTAGTTTTACCTTTAGGTGGAACTACAGGAGGAGCTACTAGATTTGGAGTTATGAGTACTCTTGCTATAGCAATAGTATTCTTATTAATATCATTTATTAGTTATTTATTAAAGAAAAGTGAAATATAA
- a CDS encoding alpha/beta hydrolase: MFLLDDYLLNVIEKYPRVTLETSLKDVMKSKNRFICGKYSPLSFNMEFEEIEYKSGDINLYGWYIKNEDATKTIVINHGRKNNRIFCLKFLQLFIDMQLNEKYNIFLPDLRNSGKSDVARTAFGYRFAEDIKNTVLMLNEKFGTKDFILYGFSQGGMGSALVPYLYEKELNEKGVVIEKMILDSPVSNIKETILHHSLFLGFKIPYAIMSFPLARFNFRIDGKLNELRLSRVLGKVPTLILQSEKDEATPYDMINEEYQIIKDKSMYDASVIKPIFKAFRKGQHVRIYLQYKWEYTYSIQNFLNL; the protein is encoded by the coding sequence ATGTTTTTATTAGATGATTATCTTTTAAATGTTATAGAAAAGTATCCAAGAGTTACACTTGAGACTTCTTTAAAAGATGTTATGAAAAGTAAAAATAGGTTTATATGTGGAAAATATTCTCCTCTTTCTTTTAATATGGAGTTTGAAGAAATAGAGTACAAGTCGGGAGATATTAATCTATATGGTTGGTACATTAAAAATGAAGATGCAACAAAAACTATAGTAATAAATCACGGAAGAAAAAATAATAGAATATTTTGTTTGAAATTTTTACAATTATTCATAGATATGCAACTTAATGAAAAATACAATATTTTTCTACCAGATTTAAGAAATTCTGGTAAATCTGATGTTGCTAGAACTGCTTTTGGTTATAGGTTTGCTGAAGATATTAAAAACACTGTCTTAATGTTAAATGAAAAATTTGGGACTAAAGATTTTATACTTTATGGTTTTTCTCAAGGTGGTATGGGTAGTGCATTAGTGCCTTATTTATATGAAAAAGAACTTAATGAGAAAGGTGTGGTAATAGAAAAAATGATACTTGATTCACCAGTATCAAATATTAAAGAGACAATATTACATCATTCATTATTCTTAGGATTTAAAATACCATATGCAATAATGTCATTTCCTTTAGCTAGATTTAATTTTAGAATTGATGGAAAACTAAATGAACTAAGACTTTCAAGAGTTTTAGGGAAGGTTCCAACATTAATACTTCAATCTGAAAAAGATGAGGCTACACCATATGACATGATAAATGAAGAATATCAAATTATTAAAGATAAAAGTATGTATGATGCTAGTGTTATTAAACCCATATTTAAGGCTTTTAGAAAAGGTCAACATGTAAGAATATACTTACAGTATAAATGGGAATATACTTATTCTATACAAAACTTTTTGAATTTGTAA
- a CDS encoding transketolase, with protein sequence MEKQELREISTSIRRSIVEMIYHAKSGHPGGSLSIADILTVLYFEEMNIDPKNPLMPNRDRLVLSKGHAVPALYATLMEKGYIDKSLITELRKFGSPLQGHPDLKKLPGIDMSTGSLGQGLSAAQGMALSAKIFGEDYRVYTILGDGEMQEGQIWEAFMSAAHFKLDNLVAFLDSNDLQIDGNVSKVMPITPIADKYRAFNWHVIEINGHCFDEIRAALKEARETKGKPTVIIAKTSKGKGVSFMEDNAGWHGKAPNLEELNKALEELK encoded by the coding sequence ATGGAAAAACAAGAATTAAGAGAGATTTCAACAAGTATTAGAAGAAGTATAGTGGAAATGATTTACCACGCGAAATCAGGGCATCCTGGAGGATCGCTATCAATTGCAGATATTTTAACTGTTCTATATTTTGAAGAAATGAATATAGATCCTAAAAATCCATTAATGCCTAACAGAGATAGATTAGTATTAAGTAAAGGACATGCTGTTCCAGCACTTTATGCAACACTAATGGAAAAAGGATATATAGATAAAAGTCTAATAACTGAATTAAGAAAATTCGGTTCACCATTACAAGGACATCCAGATTTAAAAAAATTACCAGGAATTGATATGTCAACTGGATCATTAGGACAAGGATTATCGGCAGCACAAGGTATGGCTCTTTCTGCTAAAATCTTCGGAGAAGATTATAGAGTATATACAATATTAGGAGATGGAGAAATGCAAGAAGGACAAATTTGGGAAGCATTTATGTCTGCAGCACACTTCAAACTTGATAATTTAGTTGCATTCTTAGATTCAAATGACTTACAAATAGATGGAAATGTATCAAAAGTTATGCCTATTACACCTATTGCAGATAAATATAGAGCATTTAATTGGCATGTAATAGAAATAAATGGACACTGCTTTGATGAAATTAGAGCAGCTTTAAAAGAAGCAAGAGAAACTAAAGGAAAACCAACAGTTATTATAGCGAAAACTTCAAAAGGTAAAGGAGTTTCATTCATGGAAGATAATGCTGGTTGGCATGGTAAAGCACCAAATCTTGAAGAATTAAATAAAGCTTTAGAAGAATTAAAGTAG
- a CDS encoding phospho-sugar mutase — translation MNYMDKYNEWLSNKNLDADLRRQLEEIANDEKEIEDRFYQELEFGTAGLRGKLGAGTNRMNEYVIARATQALANVIKKEGQEAMDRGVAFAHDCRIFSPEFALKAALVMASNGIRAYLFDSLRPTPELSYTIRYYKTISGVNITASHNPKNYNGYKVYWEEGSQIKSVISDAVFEEISKLDVFGEYVTLTKEEAIEKGLLVMIGEEVDEAFYKEVMNTSLRSNDELDMNIKLVYTPLNGAGNIPVRTVLARKGYENVYVVKEQEMPDGTFPTLVYPNPEDLAAFEYSEKLAFEKDADILIATDPDCDRLAVEVMHNGKIVALNGNQTGVLLINYIVSTMKEKNIFPKNPVIVKSIVTGEMGTAVANKYGIEMISVLTGFKNICAIANMYETSKEKNYIFGYEESIGYNIGTFLRDKDGVSASLMLTEMAAYYKKYGKTLIDVLYELFEEFGYYKEKGVSVVLEGMEGAQRIKRMMVKFREIFPREIGDAKVKEVIDYKARTVLNVETGEVTPCEIEATDAVKFSYDDGSWYTLRPSGTEPKIKLYVYVKDAVEEKSVEKLARFEKDVLEILYSID, via the coding sequence ATGAATTATATGGATAAATATAATGAGTGGTTAAGTAACAAAAATTTAGATGCAGATTTAAGAAGACAATTAGAAGAAATTGCAAATGATGAAAAAGAAATAGAAGATAGATTCTATCAAGAATTAGAATTTGGTACAGCAGGATTAAGAGGTAAATTAGGTGCTGGTACAAATAGAATGAACGAATATGTTATAGCTCGTGCAACTCAAGCTTTAGCTAATGTTATTAAAAAAGAAGGACAAGAAGCTATGGATAGAGGAGTAGCATTTGCTCACGACTGTAGAATATTCTCGCCTGAATTTGCTTTAAAAGCAGCATTAGTTATGGCAAGTAATGGTATTAGAGCTTACTTATTTGATAGTTTAAGACCTACACCAGAATTATCATATACAATTAGATATTATAAAACTATTTCTGGAGTAAACATTACAGCGAGTCATAATCCTAAAAACTATAATGGATATAAAGTATATTGGGAGGAAGGTTCTCAAATAAAATCTGTAATATCTGATGCAGTATTTGAAGAAATATCAAAATTAGATGTATTTGGAGAATATGTAACTTTAACTAAAGAAGAAGCAATAGAAAAAGGTTTACTTGTAATGATAGGTGAAGAAGTAGATGAAGCTTTCTATAAAGAAGTTATGAATACATCTTTAAGATCTAATGATGAATTAGATATGAATATTAAATTAGTATATACACCACTTAATGGGGCAGGAAATATACCTGTAAGAACAGTTCTAGCAAGAAAAGGTTATGAAAATGTTTATGTAGTAAAAGAACAAGAAATGCCTGATGGAACTTTCCCTACATTAGTTTATCCAAATCCAGAAGATTTAGCTGCATTTGAATATTCTGAAAAATTAGCTTTTGAAAAAGATGCAGATATATTAATAGCTACAGATCCAGATTGTGATAGATTAGCTGTAGAAGTTATGCATAATGGTAAAATAGTTGCATTAAATGGAAACCAAACAGGAGTACTTTTAATTAACTATATAGTATCAACTATGAAAGAAAAAAATATATTCCCTAAAAACCCTGTAATAGTTAAATCTATAGTTACAGGAGAAATGGGTACAGCAGTTGCGAATAAATATGGTATAGAAATGATTAGCGTATTAACAGGATTTAAAAATATCTGTGCTATAGCTAATATGTATGAAACAAGTAAAGAGAAAAACTATATCTTCGGTTATGAAGAAAGTATAGGATATAATATAGGGACTTTCTTAAGAGATAAAGATGGAGTATCTGCTTCACTTATGTTAACTGAAATGGCAGCTTACTATAAAAAATATGGAAAAACATTAATAGATGTTCTTTATGAATTATTCGAAGAATTCGGGTACTATAAAGAAAAAGGAGTATCGGTAGTACTTGAAGGTATGGAAGGTGCTCAAAGAATTAAGAGAATGATGGTTAAATTTAGAGAAATATTCCCAAGAGAAATTGGAGATGCTAAAGTTAAAGAAGTTATAGACTATAAAGCTAGAACAGTTTTAAATGTAGAAACTGGAGAAGTTACTCCTTGTGAAATAGAAGCAACTGATGCGGTTAAATTCTCTTATGATGATGGAAGTTGGTATACTTTAAGACCATCAGGAACTGAACCAAAAATAAAACTATATGTATATGTAAAAGATGCTGTTGAAGAAAAATCAGTAGAAAAATTAGCTAGATTTGAAAAAGATGTATTAGAAATTTTATATAGTATAGACTAA
- a CDS encoding cell division protein FtsX: protein MIGKLFGGVKENIKAEKGAFFSAVTTFILIFTLINIFIFCTLNADSYRLKEEQANQVILYLNDVTDEEKNALQTKILNLDGVSSLRFVSKDIAIKSLEKELGVDLSSEVNPLEDAFFVHLTRDVNIDDLNAKLSGLSEVSSIDLRAKVVNQTVMFSSALDSFIKYASIFLIVFAVIIIFNIVGLTVKTRKREIYENLLEGKSKGFIKTTFFLESVLAVLISGGASYFMYVKIREAIVNLIQKARGVTGALGFSSLEKESYVLLIVLGITIVLVFIINYLFLNRYYNIKYYEKMRKEECMCPAPEAVETIEKVEEDFQDLREEQ from the coding sequence ATGATAGGTAAATTATTCGGAGGGGTTAAAGAGAATATTAAAGCTGAAAAAGGAGCATTCTTTTCAGCTGTTACAACATTTATATTGATTTTTACATTAATTAATATCTTTATATTCTGTACATTAAATGCTGATTCATATAGATTAAAAGAGGAACAAGCAAATCAAGTAATACTTTATTTAAATGATGTTACTGATGAAGAAAAAAATGCATTACAAACAAAAATATTAAACTTAGATGGTGTTAGTTCATTAAGATTTGTATCTAAAGATATTGCAATAAAATCTTTAGAAAAAGAATTAGGTGTAGACTTAAGTTCAGAAGTAAACCCTTTAGAGGATGCATTCTTTGTGCATTTAACTAGAGATGTTAACATAGATGACTTAAATGCTAAATTAAGTGGATTAAGCGAAGTTTCAAGTATAGATTTAAGAGCTAAAGTAGTAAATCAAACAGTAATGTTTAGTTCGGCTTTAGATTCATTTATTAAATATGCAAGTATATTCTTAATTGTATTTGCAGTAATAATAATATTTAACATAGTAGGACTTACTGTTAAAACAAGAAAAAGAGAAATATATGAAAACTTATTAGAAGGTAAATCTAAAGGATTTATCAAAACAACTTTCTTCTTAGAATCAGTACTAGCAGTATTAATTTCTGGTGGAGCAAGTTACTTTATGTATGTTAAAATTAGGGAAGCTATAGTAAACTTAATACAAAAAGCAAGAGGTGTTACAGGAGCATTAGGATTTAGTAGTCTTGAAAAAGAATCATATGTATTATTAATAGTTTTAGGTATTACTATAGTATTAGTATTCATAATTAACTATTTATTCTTAAATAGATATTACAATATTAAATACTATGAGAAAATGAGAAAAGAAGAATGTATGTGTCCAGCTCCAGAAGCTGTAGAAACAATAGAAAAAGTAGAGGAAGATTTTCAAGATCTAAGAGAGGAACAATAA
- a CDS encoding DUF4912 domain-containing protein encodes MKAISLLILILLLVVANKEAKKRKNEKEQQKSKKQMNEEQVMETKEVLEELDELDAIKELDELEEVEMIDLENSDLTLKEILKIKRAKTGSYRNFPNQSSLKQIYRRKPKYLNRGYNFTENNHDEDKMKVEMSKYLLFEQEEAKFFNKRPLPEQYHKNEIVLIPKNTDTLFTYWEIREDYYYNLSQTTKLTNENPIIILKDVDGNEKIRIQTYSRNGSMYINNIDSNQEYIVFLGYLDEFDNFIEVAHSTEANVPNPVPSENFDVKWGISEVTNVNGYQIINFRNIDKNNVASYLGYQQEVLDRELLSDEEIQSLVRKENEAHLLEGSSFNGSSSFLGSSFTGSSNIK; translated from the coding sequence ATGAAAGCAATCTCATTATTAATATTAATTCTATTATTAGTAGTAGCAAATAAAGAAGCTAAGAAAAGAAAAAATGAAAAAGAGCAACAAAAATCAAAAAAACAAATGAATGAGGAACAAGTGATGGAAACAAAAGAAGTTTTAGAAGAATTAGACGAATTAGATGCAATTAAAGAACTAGATGAGCTTGAAGAAGTTGAAATGATAGATCTAGAAAACTCTGACTTAACTTTAAAGGAAATCTTAAAAATAAAAAGAGCTAAAACAGGAAGTTATAGAAACTTCCCTAATCAAAGTTCATTAAAACAAATATATAGAAGAAAACCTAAATATTTAAATAGAGGGTATAACTTTACTGAAAACAATCATGATGAAGATAAAATGAAAGTAGAAATGTCTAAATACTTATTATTTGAACAAGAAGAAGCAAAATTCTTTAATAAAAGACCTCTACCTGAACAATATCACAAAAACGAAATAGTATTAATCCCAAAAAATACTGATACTTTATTTACTTATTGGGAAATTAGAGAAGATTATTATTACAATTTATCTCAAACTACAAAACTTACAAATGAAAACCCTATCATCATATTAAAAGATGTAGATGGAAATGAAAAAATTAGAATACAAACTTACAGCAGAAATGGAAGCATGTATATTAACAACATTGATTCAAATCAAGAATATATAGTATTCTTAGGATACTTAGATGAATTTGATAACTTTATAGAAGTTGCACATTCAACTGAAGCTAACGTTCCAAATCCTGTACCTTCAGAAAACTTTGATGTTAAATGGGGTATTTCTGAAGTAACTAATGTTAATGGATACCAAATCATTAATTTTAGAAACATAGATAAAAATAATGTTGCTTCATACTTAGGATACCAACAAGAAGTTCTTGATAGAGAATTATTATCCGATGAAGAAATTCAATCATTAGTTAGAAAAGAAAATGAAGCTCATCTATTAGAAGGATCTTCATTTAATGGTTCTTCATCATTCTTAGGATCTTCATTTACAGGATCATCAAATATTAAATAA
- a CDS encoding methyltransferase regulatory domain-containing protein produces MIKADNIKKIEENYDTIQYKSKSFKKYQAQYIKTMMKFFGFDTEEVNKSRILEIGCSFGGNIIPAEIAYPDAEIVGIDLSKVQIDGGNEIINTIGLDNIKLYHKNILDYKGEYGKFDDIICHGVFSWVPDEVKEAILRVMKDGLKENGVGLILYNTYPGWKRLDIARDLMIFSVDNLVDRNLEVSEENKVEMSKDTLKFYLENSLIDNDTKNVLGIIMEKDPHYVYHEYFEKFNDPIYFYQFVKKIEKYDLTHVIDASFNNYYPTFSSDIKLAVENECGENRIAKEQYYDFLRNTQFRTSLITHKENIDKMSFTSNISFDKLDDIYVRGYYEILEDKVIYNEKEMPKINREFYQYLTDIYPKNVKIKDLVERFGKEIYQSIFNLIYIDCIDFDTLKRGHDIFDRIGRINLEYIKYNLRKDSKIKFSNYKGEILSMPEYFYVLEDVLHLSIEDMEKEVILKLENGEIVSQSNKKFEEIAENIGKYIFKMINTYELFR; encoded by the coding sequence GTGATTAAAGCGGATAATATAAAAAAAATAGAAGAAAATTATGATACAATTCAATATAAGTCTAAAAGTTTCAAAAAATATCAAGCACAATATATTAAAACTATGATGAAGTTTTTTGGTTTTGATACAGAGGAAGTTAATAAATCGAGAATATTAGAAATAGGATGCTCTTTCGGCGGGAATATTATTCCTGCCGAAATTGCTTATCCGGATGCAGAAATAGTGGGTATAGATTTATCTAAAGTACAAATAGATGGTGGAAATGAAATTATTAATACTATAGGACTTGATAATATTAAACTTTATCATAAAAATATTTTAGACTATAAAGGAGAATATGGTAAATTTGACGATATAATATGTCATGGAGTATTTTCTTGGGTTCCAGATGAAGTTAAAGAAGCTATTTTAAGAGTAATGAAAGATGGACTTAAAGAAAATGGGGTAGGTCTTATTTTATATAATACTTATCCAGGATGGAAAAGACTTGATATTGCAAGAGATTTAATGATATTTAGTGTTGATAATCTTGTAGATAGGAATTTAGAAGTTAGTGAAGAAAATAAGGTTGAAATGAGTAAAGATACTCTAAAATTTTATCTTGAAAATTCATTGATTGATAATGATACTAAAAATGTTTTAGGTATAATTATGGAGAAAGATCCACATTATGTATATCATGAATATTTTGAAAAATTTAATGATCCCATATATTTTTATCAATTTGTTAAGAAGATTGAGAAATATGATTTAACTCATGTAATTGATGCTAGTTTTAATAATTATTATCCTACTTTTTCTAGTGACATTAAATTAGCTGTGGAAAATGAATGTGGAGAAAATAGAATTGCTAAAGAACAGTATTATGACTTTTTAAGAAATACTCAATTTAGAACCAGTTTAATTACACATAAAGAAAATATTGATAAAATGTCATTTACATCTAATATTTCTTTTGATAAATTAGATGACATTTATGTTAGAGGATATTATGAAATATTAGAAGATAAAGTTATATATAACGAGAAGGAAATGCCTAAAATTAATAGAGAATTTTATCAATATCTTACAGATATTTATCCGAAGAATGTTAAAATAAAGGACTTAGTTGAAAGATTTGGTAAAGAAATTTACCAGTCTATATTTAATTTAATATATATAGATTGCATAGACTTTGATACATTAAAAAGAGGGCATGATATTTTTGATAGAATAGGGCGTATAAATTTAGAATATATTAAATACAATCTAAGGAAAGATAGTAAAATCAAGTTTTCTAATTATAAAGGGGAAATACTTAGTATGCCGGAATATTTTTATGTCTTAGAAGATGTTTTACATTTGAGTATTGAAGATATGGAAAAAGAAGTAATTCTAAAATTAGAAAATGGTGAAATTGTTTCACAATCAAATAAAAAATTTGAAGAAATTGCTGAAAATATAGGGAAATATATATTTAAAATGATAAATACTTATGAATTATTTAGATAA
- a CDS encoding murein hydrolase activator EnvC family protein, translated as MKKKIMLFFALLSLVTFSDNIDKNKNRINQIDKQVKDNTNKIHNNNNKINNAKKDEAALKKEIQSLDHLISTLQKEYNVIEGEYVALLKEIGKSEKEISLSIKKIEESSRKITEEKTDYSNKIKTWNKVFNVKVFQKTSFSAESAKKTNDLRKILEQDENNIKKIERFKQEEEVHKKNEEILRNKTQQEAKKVEKKKLELEDKRAELRRAKVNKDKTVKNLQYLQSNLTKENKKIERTNSNLIAEKKKLEQQINAIIAAARKREAEERRKAEEARKKAAEVAKKNQGSGENTTAKSEPVKEVVVPKGTGKFIMPINGSIVVGYGQEKTKGITSKGIEIRGSLGQAVKASDSGVVLYSGSLKGLGAVIMIDHGDFITVYGNLSSVRVASGAKVNKGQTIGTLGRDSITKEPNLYFEVRKGVNYVNPVNYL; from the coding sequence ATGAAGAAAAAGATTATGCTTTTTTTTGCTCTTTTATCTTTAGTAACCTTTTCTGATAATATTGATAAAAACAAAAACAGAATCAATCAAATTGATAAACAGGTAAAGGACAATACAAATAAGATTCATAATAACAATAACAAAATTAATAATGCTAAAAAAGATGAGGCAGCTTTAAAGAAAGAAATACAAAGCTTAGATCATTTAATTTCAACATTACAAAAAGAATACAATGTTATTGAAGGAGAATATGTAGCTTTACTAAAAGAAATAGGTAAAAGTGAAAAAGAAATAAGTTTAAGTATAAAGAAAATAGAAGAAAGTAGTAGAAAAATTACTGAAGAGAAAACAGATTATTCAAACAAGATAAAAACTTGGAATAAAGTATTTAATGTAAAAGTTTTTCAAAAAACTTCATTTTCTGCTGAATCAGCTAAGAAAACTAACGATTTAAGAAAAATTTTAGAGCAAGATGAAAATAATATTAAAAAGATAGAAAGATTCAAACAAGAAGAAGAAGTTCATAAGAAAAATGAAGAAATATTAAGAAATAAAACACAACAAGAAGCTAAAAAAGTTGAGAAGAAAAAACTAGAACTTGAAGATAAGAGAGCTGAATTAAGAAGAGCTAAAGTAAATAAAGATAAAACTGTTAAAAACTTACAATATCTTCAAAGTAACTTAACTAAAGAAAACAAAAAAATTGAAAGAACAAATTCTAATTTAATTGCTGAGAAGAAAAAATTAGAACAACAAATTAATGCAATTATCGCAGCTGCAAGAAAAAGAGAAGCTGAAGAAAGAAGAAAAGCTGAAGAAGCTAGAAAGAAAGCTGCTGAAGTTGCTAAGAAAAATCAAGGTAGTGGTGAAAATACTACTGCTAAATCTGAACCAGTTAAGGAAGTTGTTGTTCCTAAAGGTACAGGTAAATTCATTATGCCTATTAACGGAAGTATAGTAGTAGGATATGGACAAGAAAAAACTAAAGGTATCACAAGTAAAGGTATAGAAATACGTGGAAGCTTAGGACAAGCAGTTAAAGCATCAGATAGTGGAGTAGTTCTATATTCTGGATCACTTAAAGGATTAGGTGCGGTTATTATGATAGATCATGGAGATTTCATAACTGTATATGGAAACCTTTCATCAGTTAGAGTAGCAAGTGGTGCCAAAGTAAATAAAGGGCAAACTATAGGAACTTTAGGAAGAGATAGTATAACAAAAGAGCCTAATTTATACTTTGAAGTAAGAAAAGGTGTAAATTATGTTAACCCAGTAAATTATTTATAA
- a CDS encoding transketolase family protein: MKATRQAYGEALVKLGKVNKDVVVLEADLSKSTMTTFFDQEFPDRHINLGIAEANMIGTAAGIATTGKIPFASTFAIFAAGRAYDQIRNSVAYPKLNVKICPTHAGISLGEDGGSHQSVEDIALMRVIPGMVVLQPADATETEKMIFAAAEYQGPVYVRLGRLPVADIYTDEYEFKIGKATTLTEGTDVAIIATGLLVNEALKAEKILKEKGINVRVINMSTIKPLDEETVLKAAKECKFIITSEEHSIIGGLGGAVCEYLSENHPVKVIKHGINDMFGQSADGNLMLDKYGLRAERLVELVLENI; the protein is encoded by the coding sequence ATGAAAGCGACAAGACAAGCATACGGAGAAGCATTAGTTAAATTAGGTAAAGTAAATAAAGATGTAGTAGTTTTAGAAGCTGATTTATCAAAATCTACTATGACAACATTTTTTGATCAAGAATTCCCTGATAGACATATTAACTTAGGGATAGCAGAAGCAAATATGATAGGAACTGCAGCAGGTATAGCTACTACAGGTAAAATACCTTTTGCATCAACATTTGCAATATTTGCAGCAGGAAGAGCTTATGATCAAATAAGAAACTCAGTTGCATATCCTAAATTAAATGTTAAGATATGTCCTACTCATGCAGGAATCTCTTTAGGAGAAGATGGAGGATCTCATCAATCAGTTGAAGATATAGCTTTAATGAGAGTAATACCTGGTATGGTAGTTTTACAACCAGCAGATGCTACTGAAACTGAAAAAATGATATTTGCAGCAGCAGAATATCAAGGACCTGTATATGTTAGACTTGGAAGATTACCAGTAGCAGATATATATACAGATGAATATGAATTCAAAATTGGTAAAGCAACTACTTTAACTGAAGGAACAGATGTAGCTATTATAGCTACAGGGCTTTTAGTTAATGAAGCTTTAAAAGCAGAAAAAATATTAAAAGAAAAAGGAATTAATGTAAGAGTAATCAATATGTCTACTATTAAACCTTTAGATGAGGAAACTGTTTTAAAAGCAGCCAAAGAATGTAAATTCATCATAACTTCAGAAGAACATTCAATTATAGGAGGACTTGGAGGAGCAGTATGTGAATACTTATCTGAAAATCATCCTGTAAAAGTTATTAAACATGGTATTAATGATATGTTTGGACAAAGTGCAGATGGAAATTTAATGTTAGACAAATATGGTTTAAGAGCTGAAAGATTAGTTGAATTAGTTCTTGAAAATATTTAA